One part of the Magallana gigas chromosome 5, xbMagGiga1.1, whole genome shotgun sequence genome encodes these proteins:
- the LOC105344537 gene encoding uncharacterized protein: protein MISCYDRRRMKAFNIVVMIVWSSLLSSVDGSCASKGDIVFLLDESGSIGYSNFERIKSFVSTIVGQFSVGNDTNQFSVVSFESFAREIFPLNRYQTVSSIQSAISSISFSSGGTSIGSALDYARMYSFTTTRGARSDAAKIAVLITDGQSSLTDEPERLKAMGVTIFCVGVGLGVDFQVLRSVATHNDYTYLTTFDVLNLIAEELSNRTCADDINDCLGEPCLNGGTCEDQFGKYVCHCQGGITDPICYVPGLPNVTLGSSVQMSPGSTAILNCYVTSPTTVSSITWLYQKNGVNSVVNTGDTSKYSGGTVGTPSLSVKNVQVTDVGNYRCQAQNTAGIGQSASMVHLDLSQGYPNLVTTGSYTYTVNASNNVTLTCNFTSSYPPVLMVQWYKYNSIISTSMSGKYIGGTPQNPSLTIIDFQAADMGTYRCSVSNSYGTRTSSDIHLVVYANEDSSCDKLSCGGLRECVLMNNKPTCSVSTWKAAAAGVAGTVGAAASVAAGVAAFKLLTSKAIQPQNWTGNSQGSNSNSNNRNNDNNDQNSDDNNSDDDRESNYDDDMPDPNYIGGYQGFINSMPPPSM from the exons ATGATTTCCTGCTATGATAGGCGACGAATGAAAGCATTCAATATTGTGGTAATGATTGTATGGTCAAGTCTTTTGTCATCTGTAGATG gaTCGTGTGCCTCAAAAGGGGACATCGTTTTTCTTCTTGACGAATCTGGAAGCATTGGATACAGCAATTTCGAGCGGATCAAATCTTTCGTAAGCACCATTGTCGGCCAATTCAGTGTTGGAAACGATACAAATCAGTTTAGCGTGGTCAGTTTTGAATCGTTTGCAAGAGAAATCTTTCCCTTGAACCGATATCAAACTGTGTCAAGTATTCAGTCAGCTATTTCTAGCATCAGTTTCTCAAGTGGTGGAACAAGCATAGGTAGTGCTCTTGACTATGCCCGAATGTACTCTTTTACAACAACTAGAGGTGCAAGATCGGATGCAGCAAAGATTGCAGTTTTAATCACAGATGGCCAAAGCTCTCTTACTGATGAGCCCGAACGTCTGAAAGCAATGGGGGTCACCATCTTCTGCGTCGGTGTTGGGTTAGGTGTAGATTTCCAGGTGCTTCGCTCAGTGGCTACACACAACGACTACACATATTTGACCACATTTGACGTGCTAAATCTCATAGCGGAGGAATTATCCAATAGGACGTGTGCAGATG ATATCAATGATTGTCTTGGGGAACCTTGTCTAAATGGGGGAACTTGTGAAGACCAGTTTGGAAAATACGTCTGTCATTGTCAAGGAGGGATTACAGACCCCATTTGTTACGTGCCAG GTTTGCCCAATGTAACGCTAGGGTCTAGTGTTCAAATGTCGCCAGGGTCAACAGCTATACTTAATTGTTACGTCACAAGTCCAACGACGGTCTCCTCCATCACGTGGTTATACCAGAAAAATGGTGTCAATTCAGTGGTAAACACAGGAGATACTTCAAAATATAGCGGTGGAACTGTTGGAACACCCTCTCTCTCCGTAAAGAACGTTCAAGTAACAGATGTAGGAAACTACAGATGTCAAGCACAAAATACGGCAGGAATTGGCCAGAGTGCATCTATGGTACATTTGGATCTGAGCCAAG GTTATCCAAATTTGGTAACGACCGGATCTTATACATATACTGTAAATGCGAGCAACAACGTGACATTGACATGCAATTTTACGTCATCATACCCACCAGTGCTAATGGTGCAATGGTATAAATATAACAGCATCATATCAACTAGTATGTCTGGGAAATATATAGGGGGGACTCCACAGAACCCCTCCCTTACCATCATAGACTTCCAGGCAGCCGATATGGGAACTTACCGTTGCTCCGTCTCCAATTCGTACGGAACAAGGACCAGTTCAGATATACATTTAGTTGTGTATGCTAATGAAG ATTCGAGTTGTGACAAGCTGAGCTGTGGAGGTCTCAGAGAATGCGTTTTAATGAACAACAAACCTACCTGTTCTGTGTCGACCTGGAAAGCGGCGGCGGCGGGGGTAGCAGGGACTGTGGGCGCCGCTGCTTCTGTGGCTGCAGGAGTTGCCGCCTTTAAGTTACTGACTAGCAA GGCAATACAGCCACAAAATTGGACTGGGAATTCCCAAGGATCCAATTCAAACTCAAATAACAGAAACAATGATAACAACGATCAAAACAGTGACGACAACAACAGTGATGACGACAGAGAGAGTAACTATGACGACGACATGCCGGACCCTAACTACATCGGGGGATACCAGGGGTTCATCAACTCCATGCCTCCTCCCAGCATGTAG